In Euwallacea fornicatus isolate EFF26 chromosome 2, ASM4011564v1, whole genome shotgun sequence, one genomic interval encodes:
- the LOC136345567 gene encoding beta-hexosaminidase subunit beta-like isoform X1: protein MQTFRGIHNMNKHKIFLFALGLGMCKASSPGPLIHATKGAVWPKPQQLNTSDSYFILRPRAFEFNILKNLSSCSFLRNSLARYWKLLQFDVTLKKHQQKNKQGVQVDGSMGYLEYLDVNLTGQCDDQALPGIKMDESYRLWVLPDRKELQAASIWGILRGLESFSQLVYMTHDGQSLRVNATMIKDFPRYKHRGLLIDTSRHFIPLDKIFLTLDAMSYNKMNVLHWHIVDDQSFPYVSTKFPELSDKGAYNHYTKVYFPEDIRDVIEYARLRGIRVLPEFDSPGHTSSWGLSHPEILTPCKIPNMYGPMDPSKEGTFSFLYNLFSDVRDNFKDDFIHLGGDEVNFLCWITNPNITEFMMMQHIKSYEDLESYYVQRVVDMVAQLNFKSIVWEEVFENGVKLSNDTLVHVWKTNWIDTIKRVTASGKHALLSSCWYLDKLKSGGDWQDFYLCEPTDFDGSSAQQELVLGGEACMWGETVNEYNIISRVWPRASTTAEKLWSADLGKYDLIEPAQRLEEHTCRMNRRGIGAQPPNGPGYCD, encoded by the exons ATGCAGACATTCAGAGGAATACACAATAtgaataaacataaaatatttctcttcgCATTAGGCTTAGGGATGTGCAAAGCATCTAGTCCAGGCCCTCTAATACACGCAACTAAAGGGGCAGTATGGCCCAAACCTCAACAACTCAACACCAGCGACAGTTACTTTATTTTGCGACCCAGAGCCTTCGAATTCAAC ATTCTGAAGAACCTCAGCTCCTGCAGCTTCCTGCGAAATTCTCTGGCCAGATACTGGAAATTGTTGCAATTTGATGTCACTCTGAAGAAACATCAGCAAAAGAATAAACAGGGGGTGCAAGTCGATGGATCGATGGGGTATTTGGAGTACCTAGATGTGAATTTGACCGGACAATGTGACGACCAGGCCTTGCCAGGGATAAAAATGGACGAATCTT ATCGCTTGTGGGTACTACCAGACAGAAAGGAACTTCAAGCAGCTTCAATCTGGGGCATTCTTCGAGGCCTAGAAAGTTTCTCGCAGCTGGTCTATATGACCCATGATGGTCAATCG CTGAGGGTTAACGCTACTATGATAAAAGACTTCCCTCGCTACAAGCACCGAGGCTTGTTAATTGACACTTCAAGGCATTTCATTCCTCTGGATAAAATTTTCCTGACTCTGGACGCGATGTCTTATAATAAAATGAACGTGCTGCACTGGCACATAGTGGACGACCAGAGCTTTCCTTATGTCAGTACGAAATTTCCAGAGCTTAG cGATAAGGGGGCGTATAATCACTATACCAAAGTGTACTTTCCAGAAGACATTCGGGATGTTATCGAGTATGCACGATTGAGGGGTATAAGGGTGCTGCCCGAGTTTGATAGTCCTG GTCATACCAGCTCCTGGGGGTTGTCTCATCCAGAAATTCTAACCCCCTGCAAGATACCGAATATGTACGGTCCTATGGATCCGAGCAAAGAAGGCACTTTCAGCTTTCTGTACAATTTATTTAGTGACGTTAGAGACAATTTCAAGGACGATTTCATTCACCTTGGAGGGGATGAAGTTAACTTTTTGTGCTG GATAACGAACCCAAATATAACAGAGTTTATGATGATGCAACATATAAAGTCGTATGAAGATTTGGAAAGCTACTACGTGCAAAGGGTGGTGGACATGGTAGCTCAGCTCAACTTTAAATCCATCGTTTGGGaggaagtttttgaaaatggcgTCAAGCTGTCTAATGACACTCTGGTGCATGTATGGAAAACGAACTGGATTGATACCATAAAGAGG GTGACAGCTTCAGGAAAACACGCCCTCTTATCTTCATGTTGGTACCTCGATAAACTGAAATCGGGCGGTGATTGGCAGGATTTCTATCTATGTGAACCCACTGATTTCGATGGATCTTCCGCACAGCAGGAGTTGGTTCTAGGGG GGGAGGCGTGCATGTGGGGAGAAACAGTCAACGAATACAACATTATCAGTAGGGTGTGGCCCAGGGCTTCTACAACGGCCGAAAAGTTGTGGTCTGCAGATTTGGGCAAATACGACCTAATCGAACCTGCGCAACGCTTGGAGGAGCACACCTGCAGGATGAACAGACGGGGAATTGGGGCTCAACCTCCTAACGGACCTGGATACTGTGACTAA
- the LOC136345567 gene encoding beta-hexosaminidase subunit beta-like isoform X4, with the protein MQTFRGIHNMNKHKIFLFALGLGMCKASSPGPLIHATKGAVWPKPQQLNTSDSYFILRPRAFEFNILKNLSSCSFLRNSLARYWKLLQFDVTLKKHQQKNKQGVQVDGSMGYLEYLDVNLTGQCDDQALPGIKMDESYRLWVLPDRKELQAASIWGILRGLESFSQLVYMTHDGQSLRVNATMIKDFPRYKHRGLLIDTSRHFIPLDKIFLTLDAMSYNKMNVLHWHIVDDQSFPYVSTKFPELSDKGAYNHYTKVYFPEDIRDVIEYARLRGIRVLPEFDSPGHTSSWGLSHPEILTPCKIPNMYGPMDPSKEGTFSFLYNLFSDVRDNFKDDFIHLGGDEVNFLCWITNPNITEFMMMQHIKSYEDLESYYVQRVVDMVAQLNFKSIVWEEVFENGVKLSNDTLVHVWKTNWIDTIKRVTASGKHALLSSCWYLDKLKSGGDWQDFYLCEPTDFDGSSAQQELVLGG; encoded by the exons ATGCAGACATTCAGAGGAATACACAATAtgaataaacataaaatatttctcttcgCATTAGGCTTAGGGATGTGCAAAGCATCTAGTCCAGGCCCTCTAATACACGCAACTAAAGGGGCAGTATGGCCCAAACCTCAACAACTCAACACCAGCGACAGTTACTTTATTTTGCGACCCAGAGCCTTCGAATTCAAC ATTCTGAAGAACCTCAGCTCCTGCAGCTTCCTGCGAAATTCTCTGGCCAGATACTGGAAATTGTTGCAATTTGATGTCACTCTGAAGAAACATCAGCAAAAGAATAAACAGGGGGTGCAAGTCGATGGATCGATGGGGTATTTGGAGTACCTAGATGTGAATTTGACCGGACAATGTGACGACCAGGCCTTGCCAGGGATAAAAATGGACGAATCTT ATCGCTTGTGGGTACTACCAGACAGAAAGGAACTTCAAGCAGCTTCAATCTGGGGCATTCTTCGAGGCCTAGAAAGTTTCTCGCAGCTGGTCTATATGACCCATGATGGTCAATCG CTGAGGGTTAACGCTACTATGATAAAAGACTTCCCTCGCTACAAGCACCGAGGCTTGTTAATTGACACTTCAAGGCATTTCATTCCTCTGGATAAAATTTTCCTGACTCTGGACGCGATGTCTTATAATAAAATGAACGTGCTGCACTGGCACATAGTGGACGACCAGAGCTTTCCTTATGTCAGTACGAAATTTCCAGAGCTTAG cGATAAGGGGGCGTATAATCACTATACCAAAGTGTACTTTCCAGAAGACATTCGGGATGTTATCGAGTATGCACGATTGAGGGGTATAAGGGTGCTGCCCGAGTTTGATAGTCCTG GTCATACCAGCTCCTGGGGGTTGTCTCATCCAGAAATTCTAACCCCCTGCAAGATACCGAATATGTACGGTCCTATGGATCCGAGCAAAGAAGGCACTTTCAGCTTTCTGTACAATTTATTTAGTGACGTTAGAGACAATTTCAAGGACGATTTCATTCACCTTGGAGGGGATGAAGTTAACTTTTTGTGCTG GATAACGAACCCAAATATAACAGAGTTTATGATGATGCAACATATAAAGTCGTATGAAGATTTGGAAAGCTACTACGTGCAAAGGGTGGTGGACATGGTAGCTCAGCTCAACTTTAAATCCATCGTTTGGGaggaagtttttgaaaatggcgTCAAGCTGTCTAATGACACTCTGGTGCATGTATGGAAAACGAACTGGATTGATACCATAAAGAGG GTGACAGCTTCAGGAAAACACGCCCTCTTATCTTCATGTTGGTACCTCGATAAACTGAAATCGGGCGGTGATTGGCAGGATTTCTATCTATGTGAACCCACTGATTTCGATGGATCTTCCGCACAGCAGGAGTTGGTTCTAGGGGGTTAG
- the LOC136345567 gene encoding beta-hexosaminidase subunit beta-like isoform X3, protein MCKASSPGPLIHATKGAVWPKPQQLNTSDSYFILRPRAFEFNILKNLSSCSFLRNSLARYWKLLQFDVTLKKHQQKNKQGVQVDGSMGYLEYLDVNLTGQCDDQALPGIKMDESYRLWVLPDRKELQAASIWGILRGLESFSQLVYMTHDGQSLRVNATMIKDFPRYKHRGLLIDTSRHFIPLDKIFLTLDAMSYNKMNVLHWHIVDDQSFPYVSTKFPELSDKGAYNHYTKVYFPEDIRDVIEYARLRGIRVLPEFDSPGHTSSWGLSHPEILTPCKIPNMYGPMDPSKEGTFSFLYNLFSDVRDNFKDDFIHLGGDEVNFLCWITNPNITEFMMMQHIKSYEDLESYYVQRVVDMVAQLNFKSIVWEEVFENGVKLSNDTLVHVWKTNWIDTIKRVTASGKHALLSSCWYLDKLKSGGDWQDFYLCEPTDFDGSSAQQELVLGGEACMWGETVNEYNIISRVWPRASTTAEKLWSADLGKYDLIEPAQRLEEHTCRMNRRGIGAQPPNGPGYCD, encoded by the exons ATGTGCAAAGCATCTAGTCCAGGCCCTCTAATACACGCAACTAAAGGGGCAGTATGGCCCAAACCTCAACAACTCAACACCAGCGACAGTTACTTTATTTTGCGACCCAGAGCCTTCGAATTCAAC ATTCTGAAGAACCTCAGCTCCTGCAGCTTCCTGCGAAATTCTCTGGCCAGATACTGGAAATTGTTGCAATTTGATGTCACTCTGAAGAAACATCAGCAAAAGAATAAACAGGGGGTGCAAGTCGATGGATCGATGGGGTATTTGGAGTACCTAGATGTGAATTTGACCGGACAATGTGACGACCAGGCCTTGCCAGGGATAAAAATGGACGAATCTT ATCGCTTGTGGGTACTACCAGACAGAAAGGAACTTCAAGCAGCTTCAATCTGGGGCATTCTTCGAGGCCTAGAAAGTTTCTCGCAGCTGGTCTATATGACCCATGATGGTCAATCG CTGAGGGTTAACGCTACTATGATAAAAGACTTCCCTCGCTACAAGCACCGAGGCTTGTTAATTGACACTTCAAGGCATTTCATTCCTCTGGATAAAATTTTCCTGACTCTGGACGCGATGTCTTATAATAAAATGAACGTGCTGCACTGGCACATAGTGGACGACCAGAGCTTTCCTTATGTCAGTACGAAATTTCCAGAGCTTAG cGATAAGGGGGCGTATAATCACTATACCAAAGTGTACTTTCCAGAAGACATTCGGGATGTTATCGAGTATGCACGATTGAGGGGTATAAGGGTGCTGCCCGAGTTTGATAGTCCTG GTCATACCAGCTCCTGGGGGTTGTCTCATCCAGAAATTCTAACCCCCTGCAAGATACCGAATATGTACGGTCCTATGGATCCGAGCAAAGAAGGCACTTTCAGCTTTCTGTACAATTTATTTAGTGACGTTAGAGACAATTTCAAGGACGATTTCATTCACCTTGGAGGGGATGAAGTTAACTTTTTGTGCTG GATAACGAACCCAAATATAACAGAGTTTATGATGATGCAACATATAAAGTCGTATGAAGATTTGGAAAGCTACTACGTGCAAAGGGTGGTGGACATGGTAGCTCAGCTCAACTTTAAATCCATCGTTTGGGaggaagtttttgaaaatggcgTCAAGCTGTCTAATGACACTCTGGTGCATGTATGGAAAACGAACTGGATTGATACCATAAAGAGG GTGACAGCTTCAGGAAAACACGCCCTCTTATCTTCATGTTGGTACCTCGATAAACTGAAATCGGGCGGTGATTGGCAGGATTTCTATCTATGTGAACCCACTGATTTCGATGGATCTTCCGCACAGCAGGAGTTGGTTCTAGGGG GGGAGGCGTGCATGTGGGGAGAAACAGTCAACGAATACAACATTATCAGTAGGGTGTGGCCCAGGGCTTCTACAACGGCCGAAAAGTTGTGGTCTGCAGATTTGGGCAAATACGACCTAATCGAACCTGCGCAACGCTTGGAGGAGCACACCTGCAGGATGAACAGACGGGGAATTGGGGCTCAACCTCCTAACGGACCTGGATACTGTGACTAA
- the LOC136345567 gene encoding beta-hexosaminidase subunit beta-like isoform X2, producing MWVHRCLSLGMCKASSPGPLIHATKGAVWPKPQQLNTSDSYFILRPRAFEFNILKNLSSCSFLRNSLARYWKLLQFDVTLKKHQQKNKQGVQVDGSMGYLEYLDVNLTGQCDDQALPGIKMDESYRLWVLPDRKELQAASIWGILRGLESFSQLVYMTHDGQSLRVNATMIKDFPRYKHRGLLIDTSRHFIPLDKIFLTLDAMSYNKMNVLHWHIVDDQSFPYVSTKFPELSDKGAYNHYTKVYFPEDIRDVIEYARLRGIRVLPEFDSPGHTSSWGLSHPEILTPCKIPNMYGPMDPSKEGTFSFLYNLFSDVRDNFKDDFIHLGGDEVNFLCWITNPNITEFMMMQHIKSYEDLESYYVQRVVDMVAQLNFKSIVWEEVFENGVKLSNDTLVHVWKTNWIDTIKRVTASGKHALLSSCWYLDKLKSGGDWQDFYLCEPTDFDGSSAQQELVLGGEACMWGETVNEYNIISRVWPRASTTAEKLWSADLGKYDLIEPAQRLEEHTCRMNRRGIGAQPPNGPGYCD from the exons GCTTAGGGATGTGCAAAGCATCTAGTCCAGGCCCTCTAATACACGCAACTAAAGGGGCAGTATGGCCCAAACCTCAACAACTCAACACCAGCGACAGTTACTTTATTTTGCGACCCAGAGCCTTCGAATTCAAC ATTCTGAAGAACCTCAGCTCCTGCAGCTTCCTGCGAAATTCTCTGGCCAGATACTGGAAATTGTTGCAATTTGATGTCACTCTGAAGAAACATCAGCAAAAGAATAAACAGGGGGTGCAAGTCGATGGATCGATGGGGTATTTGGAGTACCTAGATGTGAATTTGACCGGACAATGTGACGACCAGGCCTTGCCAGGGATAAAAATGGACGAATCTT ATCGCTTGTGGGTACTACCAGACAGAAAGGAACTTCAAGCAGCTTCAATCTGGGGCATTCTTCGAGGCCTAGAAAGTTTCTCGCAGCTGGTCTATATGACCCATGATGGTCAATCG CTGAGGGTTAACGCTACTATGATAAAAGACTTCCCTCGCTACAAGCACCGAGGCTTGTTAATTGACACTTCAAGGCATTTCATTCCTCTGGATAAAATTTTCCTGACTCTGGACGCGATGTCTTATAATAAAATGAACGTGCTGCACTGGCACATAGTGGACGACCAGAGCTTTCCTTATGTCAGTACGAAATTTCCAGAGCTTAG cGATAAGGGGGCGTATAATCACTATACCAAAGTGTACTTTCCAGAAGACATTCGGGATGTTATCGAGTATGCACGATTGAGGGGTATAAGGGTGCTGCCCGAGTTTGATAGTCCTG GTCATACCAGCTCCTGGGGGTTGTCTCATCCAGAAATTCTAACCCCCTGCAAGATACCGAATATGTACGGTCCTATGGATCCGAGCAAAGAAGGCACTTTCAGCTTTCTGTACAATTTATTTAGTGACGTTAGAGACAATTTCAAGGACGATTTCATTCACCTTGGAGGGGATGAAGTTAACTTTTTGTGCTG GATAACGAACCCAAATATAACAGAGTTTATGATGATGCAACATATAAAGTCGTATGAAGATTTGGAAAGCTACTACGTGCAAAGGGTGGTGGACATGGTAGCTCAGCTCAACTTTAAATCCATCGTTTGGGaggaagtttttgaaaatggcgTCAAGCTGTCTAATGACACTCTGGTGCATGTATGGAAAACGAACTGGATTGATACCATAAAGAGG GTGACAGCTTCAGGAAAACACGCCCTCTTATCTTCATGTTGGTACCTCGATAAACTGAAATCGGGCGGTGATTGGCAGGATTTCTATCTATGTGAACCCACTGATTTCGATGGATCTTCCGCACAGCAGGAGTTGGTTCTAGGGG GGGAGGCGTGCATGTGGGGAGAAACAGTCAACGAATACAACATTATCAGTAGGGTGTGGCCCAGGGCTTCTACAACGGCCGAAAAGTTGTGGTCTGCAGATTTGGGCAAATACGACCTAATCGAACCTGCGCAACGCTTGGAGGAGCACACCTGCAGGATGAACAGACGGGGAATTGGGGCTCAACCTCCTAACGGACCTGGATACTGTGACTAA
- the LOC136345591 gene encoding beta-hexosaminidase subunit beta-like, which translates to MKGEMKSLAAFVFILACVDAYIVNPGPKYPATKGYVWPAPQYQNFNESYYSVNVQKFAFKTSENCNILYNAQRRYLEFIQAHIPTLGKIKVGKENNYLGELTQVSITLSEICDDNAYPNLDMDESYVLSVAEDGANISAPTIWGALRGMETFSQLLYSAEDGISTRINITSIVDSPRFPHRGILVDTSRHFIPLEQLKQIIDAMAFNKLNVFHWHIVDDQSFPFVSTTFPELSAQGAYHPQLYVYSPDDVAVIIEYSKQRGIRVIPEFDTPGHTRSWGISHPELLTPCDSVQKNSYGPMDPTKNLTYTFVEDLFTEVRKVFRDQFIHLGGDEVDFDCWENDTNITAFMTEKNITSYANLEGYYIQNILDTVDNLNFSSIVWEEVFSNGVNLPNETIVHVWKDWDGNSWVETMYQVTKKGKTGLLSACWYLDHLATGGDWKTFYECEPTEFGGNSEQTKLILGGEACMWSELVNQYNIVQRIFPRASAVAEKLWSAKVENANEDFVSRRLEEHVCRMNKRGIPAQPPNAAGFCL; encoded by the exons ATGAAAGGTGAAATGAAGAGTTTGGCAGCATTCGTGTTCATATTGGCCTGCGTTGATGCATATATAGTCAACCCAGGCCCTAAATACCCAGCAACCAAGGGCTATGTGTGGCCCGCGCCCCAATACCAAAACTTTAACGAGAGCTACTACAGTGTCAACGTCCAGAAGTTCGCGTTTAAG ACTAGTGAAAACTGCAATATCCTCTACAACGCCCAGCGCAGGTACCTGGAATTTATCCAGGCTCACATACCAACGTTgggaaaaattaaagttggAAAGGAGAACAATTACTTGGGAGAATTGACGCAAGTCAGCATCACTTTGAGTGAAATTTGCGACGATAATGCTTATCCAAATTTAGATATGGATGAGTCCT ATGTCTTAAGTGTGGCGGAAGATGGCGCTAATATATCCGCTCCTACAATTTGGGGAGCCCTCAGAGGTATGGAGACCTTCTCTCAGTTGTTGTACTCGGCTGAAGATGGCATCAGC ACTCGCATAAATATCACCAGCATTGTGGACTCCCCCAGATTTCCCCATCGGGGAATCCTAGTGGATACCTCCCGGCATTTCATCCCGCTTGAGCAACTCAAGCAGATAATCGACGCCATGGCCTTCAATAAGCTCAATGTCTTTCATTGGCACATCGTCGATGACCAAAGCTTCCCTTTTGTTAGCACCACCTTCCCGGAATTGAG tGCACAAGGCGCGTACCACCCCCAACTCTATGTCTACAGCCCCGATGACGTTGCTGTAATCATTGAGTACTCCAAGCAACGAGGCATTAGAGTCATTCCGGAATTTGATACTCCCG GACACACAAGATCCTGGGGAATCTCCCACCCAGAGCTCCTCACCCCTTGCGACTCTGTCCAGAAAAACTCTTATGGTCCCATGGACCCCACCAAGAACCTCACTTACACTTTCGTTGAGGATTTGTTCACCGAGGTCCGCAAGGTGTTCCGTGACCAGTTTATCCATCTAGGAGGAGACGAAGTGGATTTTGATTGCTG GGAGAACGATACAAATATAACCGCCTTCAtgacagaaaaaaatataaccagCTACGCAAATCTCGAAGGTTACTATATTCAGAATATATTAGATACCGTGGACAACCTCAACTTTAGTTCAATAGTATGGGAAGAAGTTTTCAGTAATGGGGTGAATTTGCCCAACGAAACAATCGTCCATGTCTGGAAGGACTGGGATGGCAACAGCTGGGTTGAGACTATGTACCAG GTAACAAAAAAGGGCAAAACTGGCCTGCTCTCCGCCTGCTGGTATCTCGATCATTTAGCCACGGGCGGCGATTGGAAGACGTTCTATGAGTGCGAACCCACCGAATTCGGCGGGAACTCCGAACAAACGAAGCTCATTCTAGGAG GGGAAGCTTGTATGTGGTCAGAACTAGTCAATCAATACAATATAGTACAGAGGATCTTCCCCAGAGCTTCGGCAGTAGCGGAAAAGCTATGGTCAGCCAAAGTGGAAAATGCCAACGAGGATTTCGTTTCAAGGAGATTAGAGGAGCACGTCTGTAGAATGAATAAGAGAGGTATTCCTGCTCAGCCGCCAAATGCTGCAGGTTTCTGTTTGTAA